In a single window of the Debaryomyces hansenii CBS767 chromosome A complete sequence genome:
- a CDS encoding DEHA2A05456p (some similarities with CA2444|IPF13883 Candida albicans): MKRKWASSDIEKISEKVYKNQSLQILQVPTFKVQKYNVQQLNKLQIPPTLESVSESPKATAWVSDLLHSMFNSTDEIKFDDQDEPCTNGNNGVKVLVFLGAMGKEYITSIRGQLEHYVDSMIFISSSLKLDSCDAGHHSDDQQCLQLSTYFELIDPLGGGAYPLDYLVVVDSQDYIRCRIPIRICRNNFHSPHEKFGVDLERLPSLIEEYMQHFMSISAITY, from the coding sequence ATGAAGAGAAAATGGGCATCAagtgatattgaaaagatctCTGAGAAAGTATATAAGAATCAATCATTGCAAATTTTGCAAGTCCCCACATTTAAGGTACAGAAGTATAATGTCCAACAGTTGAACAAATTACAGATCCCACCGACGTTAGAATCAGTATCAGAATCGCCGAAGGCAACTGCGTGGGTGAGTGATTTGTTACATTCTATGTTCAATCTGACAGACGAGataaaatttgatgatCAAGACGAACCATGTACAAATGGAAATAACGGAGTAAAGGTGTTAGTATTTTTGGGTGCAATGGGCAAAGAGTACATAACGTCGATCAGGGGACAATTGGAACATTATGTGGACTCGAtgatttttatttcttctagTTTGAAACTAGACTCTTGTGATGCTGGCCACCATTCCGATGATCAGCAGTGTTTACAATTATCGACATATTTCGAATTGATTGATCCACTAGGAGGGGGAGCATACCCATTAGACTACTTAGTAGTAGTCGACTCTCAAGATTATATAAGATGTAGAATACCTATACGGATATGTCGTAACAATTTTCACAGTCCacatgaaaaatttggcGTTGATTTGGAAAGGCTTCCTAGCTTGATTGAAGAGTATATGCAGCATTTTATGTCTATTCTGGCAATAACATATTAA
- a CDS encoding DEHA2A05434p (similar to uniprot|P15303 Saccharomyces cerevisiae YPR181C SEC23 cytoplasmic GTPase-activating protein), translating to MDFYQREENDGVRFSWNCVPRTKLQHQRNVIPLASMYTPLNNKSSIPVAPANDMVVCRQCRSFINPYVTMTEQQPDVWYCQFCQFANRLGQNQVAPSGLSPECSTIEYSTGRLSKFPPIFFYVVDTCFVDEDLEDAYRSLKESLVISLSLLPENSLVGFISFGKNVQIHDLSSEGIGKQHTFNGGKEYTLEQIQKSLGLLAAGLRSQSNHNSQHDPINELLGPIGRKFLQPVSMAEYQLTSIIENLVPNRFPYPVMKERASRSTGSALNIASLLLSAVLGDTGTTGGHIMCFVGGVCTFGPGRIASNQLKEPIRSHKDIEKAHQTLPSVPINGSNSKPDISLVKSAKKFYEKVTKSLVAMGLSCNIFIGSYDQIGLYEMDEVCYKTGGVVVMSDSFNTAIFKQSFIKFFNKQQEENSEYLDMAFNATLECRTTLDLQIQGLVGNATKLPYRKDNRYIEPIISKVSIGEGNTNTWKLCNTNPQSTYAIYFDKLDSQSIGFSYVQYLFHYQHPSGELRLRVTTVPVTVIADTDITNLELGFDQEASIVLIARESINKLQPIHENSDKSHYDPSDVLKHLDKSLIDYCTRYAVYTKGMLESFRLSAAFALLPQFMYYLRRSPFIRIFNNSPDETSFVRHIFMHEDVGNSLIMIQPTLLSYDVDNFGAIDEETGETNTEPEPVLLDSLSLGPSKVLLLDTFFHILIYHGSKVAQWRKAGYHTMEGYEHFKEFLEAPKREAMEILIDRFPLPRFIDCDEGGSQARFLMANLNPSTSYASNPNNMYGGQLDVLTDDTNLQSFMDHVQKVIILKK from the coding sequence ATGGATTTTTACCAAAGAGAAGAGAACGATGGAGTTAGGTTTTCCTGGAATTGTGTTCCAAGGACAAAATTACAGCACCAGAGAAATGTTATTCCATTAGCCTCCATGTATACGCCGTTAAATAACAAATCCAGTATTCCAGTCGCTCCAGCAAATGATATGGTTGTATGTCGCCAATGTCGGTCATTCATAAATCCATATGTGACGATGACGGAACAACAACCTGATGTTTGGTATTGTCAGTTTTGTCAGTTTGCGAATAGATTGGGTCAGAACCAAGTAGCACCATCAGGTTTAAGCCCTGAGTGCTCAACCATCGAGTATTCAACAGGCAGATTGAGTAAGTTTCCACCTATATTTTTCTACGTTGTTGATACATGTTTCGTGgatgaagatttagaagatGCATATAGATCGTTGAAGGAATCGTTGGTTATTTCGTTGTCGTTATTACCAGAAAATTCATTAGTTGGGTTCATTTCCTTCGGTAAAAATGTACAAATTCACGATTTGTCGTCGGAGGGAATAGGAAAACAACACACGTTTAATGGTGGTAAGGAATATACTTTAGAGCAGATTCAAAAATCATTGGGTCTCTTAGCTGCCGGGTTACGCCTGCAAAGTAACCATAACTCTCAACATGATCCAATAAATGAACTTTTGGGACCAATCGGTAGAAAGTTTTTACAGCCTGTTAGTATGGCTGAATATCAATTGACgtcaattattgaaaatttggtgCCAAATAGATTTCCATATCCAGTAATGAAGGAAAGAGCTAGCCGTTCTACTGGTTCTGCTTTGAATATAGcgtcattattattgtcaGCGGTCTTGGGTGATACTGGTACTACTGGAGGCCATATTATGTGTTTTGTCGGCGGGGTTTGCACTTTTGGACCAGGAAGAATTGCTAGTAACCAATTAAAAGAGCCTATAAGATCACATAAGGATATAGAAAAAGCACATCAGACATTACCATCTGTTCCAATAAACGGATCGAATTCCAAGCCTGACATTTCGTTAGTCAAAAGTGCTAAGAAATTCTACGAAAAAGTCACTAAACTGTTAGTGGCTATGGGTTTAAgttgcaatattttcattggTAGCTATGACCAGATTGGTCTCTACGAAATGGATGAAGTTTGTTATAAGACTGGTGGTGTCGTAGTGATGAGTGATTCCTTCAATACTGCTATTTTTAAGCAAagttttattaaatttttcaacaaacAGCAAGAGGAAAACTCTGAGTATTTGGATATGGCATTTAATGCAACTTTGGAATGTCGTACTACGTTGGATTTACAAATCCAAGGGTTGGTTGGTAATGCCACAAAATTACCTTACAGAAAGGATAATCGATACATTGAACcaattatttctaaagTAAGTATTGGTGAAGGAAATACAAACACTTGGAAATTATGTAACACTAATCCTCAGTCAACTTAtgcaatatattttgataagcTCGACTCGCAATCGATAGGATTCAGCTACGTgcaatatttatttcacTACCAGCATCCATCGGGTGAGTTAAGATTAAGAGTTACAACTGTCCCAGTGACAGTGATTGCTGATACTGATATAACGAACTTAGAGTTAGGGTTTGATCAAGAAGCGTCTATCGTGTTGATTGCGAGAGAATCAATCAATAAGTTGCAGCCAATCCACGAAAATTCAGATAAATCTCATTACGATCCATCTGACGTCTTGAAGCATTTAGACAAACTGTTAATTGACTACTGTACCAGATACGCGGTCTACACAAAGGGAATGCTTGAATCATTCCGTTTATCAGCTgcatttgcattattaCCGCAGTTTATGTACTATTTGAGGAGATCTCCATTCATAcgaattttcaataattcaccAGATGAAACCTCCTTTGTGAGACATATCTTTATGCACGAAGATGTGGGAAATTCATTGATCATGATACAGCCTACATTATTGTCATACGATGTTGACAATTTTGGTGCTATCGACGAAGAGACTGGTGAGACGAACACAGAACCAGAGCCCGTTTTATTAGATTCCTTATCACTTGGTCCAAGTAAGGTATTGCTATTAGATACTTTCTTtcatatattgatatacCACGGCTCCAAGGTGGCTCAATGGCGTAAGGCAGGTTACCATACCATGGAAGGATACGAACATTTCAAGGAATTCTTAGAGGCTCCTAAACGAGAAGCAATGGAAATCTTAATCGACAGATTCCCACTTCCTAGGTTCATTGATTGCGATGAAGGTGGATCTCAAGCAAGATTTTTAATGGCGAACTTAAATCCATCAACTAGCTACGCATCAAATCCAAACAACATGTATGGTGGTCAATTAGATGTTTTAACTGATGATACGAATTTACAGCTGTTCATGGATCATGttcaaaaagttattatcttgaagaaataa